The segment ACCGTTCCCAGTCTTCATTCAGGGCTCCCATCTCAGGAATATGCCACAGGATACAATGGCTCATATTTGCATACCAGTTACAGCGGCCAGCCAGCACCTGCACttccatcccctcatccatcCCCCTTGCACAGCTCGGGACTTTTACAGCCCCCACCACCGCCACCACCACCAGCCCTCGTTCCTGGCTACAACGGGACCTCCAATCTCTCCAGTTACAGCTACCCTTCTGCCAGTTATCCTCCTCAAACTGCTGTTGGCCCTGGGTACAGCCCTGGGGGTGCCCCACCACCCTCAGCTTACCTGCCTTCAGGAATCCCTGCTCCGACCCCTCTGCCCCCAACCACTGTCCCCAGCTACTCCTACCAGGGTCACGGTCTGACGCCAATCGCGCCGTCTGCCCTGACAAACAGTTCAGCCAGCTCTCTCAAAAGGAAAGCTTTCTACATGGCAGGGCAAGGAGAAATGGACTCCAGTTATGGAAATTACAGCTATGGCCAACAGAGATCTACACAGAGTCCAATGTATCGAATGCCAGACAACAGCATTTCAAATGCAAACAGAGGGAATGGTTTTGACAGAAGTGCTGAAACATCATCCTTAGCATTTAAGCCAACAAAGCAGCTAATGTCctctgaacagcaaaggaaattcagtagCCAGTCCAGTAGGGCTTTAACACCCCCATCCTATAGTACTGCTAAAAACTCACTGGGTTCGAGATCAAGTGACTCGTTTGGGAAGTATAGCTCCCCAGTAATGAATGAGCACGGTGAcgagcacaggcagctcctccctCACCCAATGCAAGGCCCGGGACTTCGTGCAGCTACCTCATCCAACCACTCTGTGGACGAGCAACTGAAGAATACTGACACACACCTCATTGACCTTGTTACCAATGAGATTATCAACCAAGGACCTCCCGTGGACTGGAGCGACATTGCTGGCCTAGATCTAGTAAAGGCCGTCATTAAGGAGGAGGTTTTATGGCCAGTATTGAGGTCAGATGCATTCAATGGACTGACTGCTCTACCTCGGAGCATCCTTTTATTTGGACCTCGGGGAACAGGCAAAACATTAATGGGCAGATGTATAGCTAGTCAGTTGGGGGCCACGTTTTTCAAAATCACTGGCTCTGGCCTTGTCACAAAGTGGTtaggggaaggagaaaaaattgtCCATGCCTCCTTCCTCGTGGCAAGGTGTCGCCAACCCTCGGTGATTTTTGTTAGTGACATTGACATGCTCCTTTCCTCTCAAGTGAGTGAAGAACATAGTCCAGTAAGTCGGATGAGAACCGAGTTCCTTATGCAGCTGGACACTGTACTGACTTCTGCTGAGGACCAAATAGTAGTAATTTGCGCCACGAGTAAACCAGAAGAAATTGATGAATCTCTTCGAAGGTACTTCATGAAACGACTTTTAATCCCACTTCCTGACAGCACAGCGAGACACCAGATAATAGTACAACTGCTCTCACAGCACAATTACTGTCTCAATGACAAGGAGGTTGCACTGCTTGTCCAGCGCACAGAAGGCTTTTCTGGACTAGATGTGGCTCACTTGTGTCAGGAAGCCGTGGTGGGCCCACTCCATGCCATGCCAGCCACAGACCTTTCAGCCATTATGCCCAGCCAGTTGAGGCCAGTTACATATCAAGACTTTGAAAATGCTTTCTGCAAGATACAGCCTAGCATATCTCAAAAAGAGCTTGATACATACGTTGAATGGAACAAAATGTTTGGTTGCAGTCAGTGatgctactttaaaaaaaagtaatgaatgTTGGCACACACAGAATCTGCTACATAGGGGTAGAGAACCCTTTTCAGTAGTGTTAAAATTGCAAAGGGTACTGGGAAGACTACGATTTACCTTGCCTCTAAAGAGCCAGGGTATTCTTGAAGGAAAAGTGCATCAAACAAGAGCTGCTGATCTGAAAAAGCCACACATGACAGAAAGCGCATGTTGATGCTCAGTTCTGTTCAAGCTAGACAATACTCACCAAGGAGCAAGGTGCAAGTGGGTTGATTTCAGAAGGACATGAACCCTGTGTGTTGATTCCATTCTGCTGTTCTTGAGATTTAGTTGCTGTCAAGTGCCTGAAGTGgtgctttattttttgtttgcctcACAATTACATTGGTGGCATGTGCTAATATAAAGAGCTTTAACTTCAAACATTATTGGACTAAAGAGATGAACGGTTGTGTTGCGACAGAGAGCCAGATTTTTGCTATTCTAAGAGCAACAGTATTCCTCAATCCTGTCTGTTCTGTGGTGTTAAACTAAGAACAGGTAAAACAGGGTAATGATAATCTGGACCTTAATTTCTGCAGTTCATTTCTTTTAATGTTCTGTCTGCAAAAACTCAGGAAAGTGATTGTGATTTGTACAGTACCTCAAAGGAATGTGTTGAAAGCACTATGTACTGCTGAGAGTTATAGGCTAGGCTTCAATGTTACTTTATATTAAATATGTATGTTTACCTCAACAATTGGAATATGGCAAGGAAAATTACTTTGAATGTATCCAGGAAAAAACTAAAGTGTGATATGACTGAAGCtttacagtttttaaaaatagaaacagaAGCATTTCCCAGTGTTCAGGAATGGTTCTTTTGCCAATTTCTCACATCAAACCAGAGCAGAATGACTTTTCTTGTTGCTAAACTGTAAGAGTTTTCAGCATATTGCTCCTTGATAATAAGGTGATACAGTCTTTAGAAGGTGCATAGATGAATGAAAGAGCCACTTAATCGGTTTATGTTAGCATCTGAAACAGTCAAACGTAAGATTTGGTAGGATTCTGAGAGGCAAATTACCTTAAGCTGTGACGGCTGGCCTTTGTTGCATGGCTCTAGTCGTAGTTTTGAGGCTATTTTGGTGAAGCTGTAGGGAGTGGAATCAGTGTAGGTTGCTGGCAGAGCTATGGGTTGCAGAGCTGTTTATAGCAGTGCAGTGGACTGTGACCAAACAAACAGTACAAATAACAAAGCAAAACTGAACCCTCAAAGTACATTTACTTCCCTTCCCAAACTGTAAAGTTGAGTTTTTGTTGTGTATGTATGACTTCATTGTCCTTAATGCAATCTTCATTTAGCATCCATTAGAAATCTTTCAGGCTGGAGTGTGCCCACCATTATTTCTACCTCAGTTTTGTTACATTTCTCTTGGAAAGCAAAGTAAGGAATAGGGCAAAAACCACCACCAACACAAGTCAGATTACATTAGGAATGCAAACCTGCTAAACAAGTTTCAGAGAGCTGCTGGTTTTTCCCCTGAAGTCAAGTTTTTCTCTGTGTTAGTGctctttcccccttcctttttcctcccccaaataTACATATTCTGGTGGCTTCCTTCTGGAAAGACTAGCTGGCATGTGTGGCATTTTGCTCAGTTCttccccaccccagccccccttTCTTTTTATCCTTTAATGCTTTCCGTGCAACTCTTTTGGTGACAGCTGACTGATGTTGGGTAATATCTCTGAGCAAGAGCAGTGCGTGCTGCAGCTGCCCAAAGCCTCTGCCATCACATGAACAAAACAGCCTTGcttttttgaatgtattttttgtttgtttacttttaGGAAACAGTAACAAAACTGTTGCAAAGCACTGGCATTTAATGTTTCTCTTAAGTAATGTACGTCAAGACCATTAAATAAATGCACTGAAAAGCCCCAAGAAGAAAGATACCAATCTGTTACTAGGTCATGTTTGTCTTCTCAAAAATTGTACAGACCTTGTCCATTCTGTTAAATCAATGGAGACATTTAGCATTCAGAAAGCTAATGAGGGATTTTGTGATATTGCTGGAAATTTATGACTCTTGATTAttacttttctttatttttcttttaagatatatatatatatatttagataGAACATGCTAAAAACAGAGCAAATAAACCAAAATCTAATTTAAGATGGATTCCTGGCAAACATTTTGTCTATCTAAAACTTTATGTTTTAAGCATAAAAGTACCATTTTAAAAACAGTGCCTTTCATTAAGGATATAGAAAGTAAGACTTAGTACAtcacctgcttttcttctttttttttttttttcttttcaacagCAATTACAGTCTATGATCCTTGTTATGACCCAGTCTTTCTGCTTCCCCAAACCTCCACAGGCTGCTTCTTCACCCTGGTCATTCCACCATCCTCATATTTGGGAGATGCTGATGTCCCCATTAGCTGTAGGTTCACACTGATCACACTGGCAAGTACACTGTTGCAGATTGCTGACCCAATTTCTGTCTTAGACATTACTTTTCATATCTGATATTGAGCTGTGCTCATTTAAAAGGCTCAGATAAGTTTTGGTAAACTCTTTCTCCCAACTATACTCCTAACAGATTGTTTTTTGCAGCTTGTAACATAAAAATTACTCACAGTggttttttcctgctctttttatCCTGtagcaaaaccaaaagcaaacaaaattatAAACAGTCCCTTTGGCTTCCAGCTTTAAGTCATTCTCTTTGAAAAGTCACTCTGGGAAATGGATTTTTCAAATGTTAACCAAAGTGAGAAGCAGGTAGAAACTGAAATGGTGTGAAAGATGCAGGTTCCACACACACATTCTCACATTGTCCAGGTCTCGATTCAGCTTTGGGGCAGCAGAAGTGCAAAACTTCACCCTATCACAGCTGCTCTAAGGGGAGGAAAACAGGGCCAGATTGTTACCCAAATCTTTCCTTATAAGCAGCTGTCCTTGGTATAGTTTTGGGAGGGTGCCTGTTGAATTTGGTGAGAGCTTGGCCAGGAACTGCTAACAGGAGGCAACACAACCCTTCTTCGGGCTTGGTTTCTGGCCAATCCTTTGATGGAATTCATGCCCAAGCTGGCTAAATCCACTGCCGTGTCCTGTTCTTCTTattgctttccttccttctcccccaCATTCAGCCCCTGTTTTGTCCCTAGTGAGCAGGTTTTGGCAGGATGCTGGTCCTCTGCCCTTCTCAGCAGCCTTCTAGTCAAAGAGCATCCAGGAAGGCTGAAGCACAATCCTGAACTTAAGCGGGTTCCAAAGGGTAGGGTTGGTTTTGAGAAGAGAGACAAAATACAATTTAATGGTGTTTTCAGGATGAAATATTTGCTGGTCTTAGATATTTCCATGGAAGAAAACAGTTTGTTGTCCTTTCCAATTGGACAAAGCTGGAGGCTGCTGCGACAGAAATGTCCAATTGATTGGCTGGGGCTTCCTGCCACTGGCACAACCCTGAATTTTAAGGAACCTGAAATGGTTAAAAAGCATCTGCTGTGTCAGGCTATCACTGCAGATACTTTACATCATGCTTTTATGTGTGGGTTCCATTCTGCATCAgccccttttcttcctttttaccTTCAGTAACAATTCCTAtagcaacaaaaataaaataaattggaGGAATATTCCTGCAAGCTGAAGGATCAATATCAATTCAAGGAGGAGTTCATAATGACCTTATGTGAGACAGAAATGGAAATACTCTGTACTTCTGGCATGTTTCTCTTCAAAATATTTAGAACATTAGTGACAATATATAAAAGTTTGCTGACTGAGCTGATCAATGGAATGTGAAGGCAGTTTACTTTAAGGCTATTTACTTTCACATGGATTATTTATCTATTAGTCAGTCTGTGTTCTACTCAAATGCAGATAGATGGGCAAAATGTTTTCTTGAGCATTACAAACCTACCAAGGGGAAAATCAGCCATCTGACTAAAATACATAGGCCAAACACCATCTGGGTGTCTTTACCAGCTATTTGGAGGCTGTGCTCTGTAAATGGTACAAGGTCATATTTAGGTGGATTTTTATAGGATGTTTCTTTAGGGGATTGTCTAGTTAAAGAGTAACAAATTAATTCCTGCATCAAGATGTTAATACATTGAAAGAAAATTTGGGGATATGACCAGGGTTTTCACTGTCTGCAAATACAAATGACTTCAGGTAAAGGGCTGTTCTTATAATCCCCCTGCATTTTTCTCTCAAACACTCCATCACGAGGGAAAGTTTATTACTCCGATCTGAAGGATACACTTTGTCACAAAACAAGGCCACCAAAACTTGTAGGGCCTCCTACACTTTCACTTACACCGGTTTGAAGGTGGTATAACTCTTTAAACTTAAAGGAATTACTCCTGATTTCTGCCCTTGTTAGAAAAGTCATCCCTCCGATGTATAATAATCTATATCTGTTGGTTTTCATCATCAGCTCTGAAGGCTAACCTTGTCCTCACAGCACTAACTCCTTTCCATCTtgtatgtgtgcatgtgtgtatataatatttatatgtGCATACACACCATGTCCAAAAATAGCTTTGTCTCTTtacttaaaaaaggaaaaaaaaaaaaaaaggaaaagtcatTTAATTGTCTGCAGATTTATATGAAGCACATTAGTAAACATGGAGATATTAGTATTTCAGAATTCAAAAaaagcccagctgtgctggtgacTAACCAATACATGAACTGAAGCTCACACTCTGCAAGGACCTTTGGTTGACATTCGATTTTGAACCTGCCAGATGCATTTTTGTGAACCAGGGATACTGCATCTTTAATGAACAAGTCTCTACTCTTTCCCCTGTTTTTAAATACAACACAAGCAGTGCAGCACTAGGCACTGCAATTGTCAAAGACAATTAGACTGAAAGCAGGAAAATTTCACCTCCCTGTCTCAGTGATATGTAGAATGTCGGCAGTATGGGTCAGCCTTGCCACAGAGTTGTGTGAGAATATATGAATCAGTCCTATAGaatgttaaatatttataaaatggtTCTGTACTACACCAAGGTTGGGAGCACATTCATTCCTTCTTGTTGTTTTATAATAGAATAAGAAGCAAAAGTTTATTTCCAAACCTAAACTTTGTGtggttcatttttcttttttttcttttagttttgcttttgttcttgtGGTTTATACGCGGTTGCTAGaggcttttcatttcctttttaaaatatttctcatcAGATGTGCGTTCAGACATTTGTTCTTTAAAACCATTTCTACCTCATTGCTACATATTGTACATGTAGTATTtatttgttgtctttttttgaATGTCATGCATTTCGTAAGAAAAAGACTTGTCCTTGAACTTGAACAGTCTACCTCAGAAAGACTGTCTTTACACTGAACAGTATTAACAACCCAAACGATAAGACGCATTAGCGAAGTGTGGCAGGGTAGATAATGCACGAGTACTTGGGATACTGATGGACTTTTAATTGTACTCATAACACAAGACTGCTTAAAGGAACTTAAAGGAAATTATGCACTGTGTAGGTCTTCATCAAGGTCCCATTTTGGCATGCTATataaaaaaaatgcagctttaTTCTGATGTACCTTTCTTGAGAAAATTGGTTGTAGTTTTCAAGCATTCTTTTGCCTTGGCAATCTGGctacatttaaaaagaaaaaaaacaaaagaaacagcttTTCTCTATTGACTGGCACATACAGTATTCAGCTCTTAAAACAAATTATAGTACTTAGAATTATTTTCATCTGCAGTCTTCAATGATATAAAATGTGTCTCACACTGTAATTCTATGACTCCCTGTATGAttaatgaaaacaaactgcagttGTAAGAGTCTGTGCAAGGTTTgtcaaaccaaaaaacaaaaaggcaCTTCCCAAAGGATTTAACACAAATGGAGTCATGGTGCTCACAAGTTCTCTAATCATAAGTATTTTTATTGCTGATTCTGCTTTATAAACATGTatttgctttttgaaatattgtaCAACTAATGGCACATTGAATTACTTTGTAtgaagtattttatattttaatatttattttagcatcaggttttttggtttggtttttttttttttttgttccattttggtTCTTCTTCACCAGCTCTGCATTACTGTAAGAAAAGAAcatttagattttaaaaaatgctgaaaaggTAACACCACCCAATCAATGAATGGACTTTTGAAGTTGCTTGTCAGCAAATTGTGGATATTTTACGAAAGCAAATGAACTGTGACAATCCACAACTCCCACAGATGTGAATTCAGAAATGCATCTGAAACTCCTGGTATGCCTGACAATCTGTTCTTTAAGTTCCATTACCAAGTGGCACCCAATCCTTTCACTTGCAGTCCTTGCCAGAGTGTGTTGTCTAAAGGCTGTTTAGTAGTGAGTAAGAGGTGaggatatttttgtttgtttactgTATTAGGTGAGGGACACCATATTTCTTGTCAGCTAATAGTACTCGTCTgagacagaaattaaaaaacaaaaaacccacaactaATTAAAATTTCTGTGCACTTTGCTTTCCTGGCCATATTGATTTTATTTGCTTAAATTGAAACAATATGTTGGGTTTGACCAGATTTTGACCCTTCACAAGGAGAAAAGACCTATATAATACATGTTTCTTTGGGTTATTCTGG is part of the Passer domesticus isolate bPasDom1 chromosome 10, bPasDom1.hap1, whole genome shotgun sequence genome and harbors:
- the FIGN gene encoding fidgetin isoform X2, whose amino-acid sequence is MQWTPEHAQWPEQHFDITSTTRSPAHKVEAYRGHLQRTYQYAWANDDISALTASNLLKKYAEKYSGILEGPAERPILSNYSEAPSGLVNGRKNESEPWQPSLNSESVYPMNCVPDVITASKAGVSAALPPADVSASIGSSPGVASNLAEPSYSSSTCGSHTVPSLHSGLPSQEYATGYNGSYLHTSYSGQPAPALPSPHPSPLHSSGLLQPPPPPPPPALVPGYNGTSNLSSYSYPSASYPPQTAVGPGYSPGGAPPPSAYLPSGIPAPTPLPPTTVPSYSYQGHGLTPIAPSALTNSSASSLKRKAFYMAGQGEMDSSYGNYSYGQQRSTQSPMYRMPDNSISNANRGNGFDRSAETSSLAFKPTKQLMSSEQQRKFSSQSSRALTPPSYSTAKNSLGSRSSDSFGKYSSPVMNEHGDEHRQLLPHPMQGPGLRAATSSNHSVDEQLKNTDTHLIDLVTNEIINQGPPVDWSDIAGLDLVKAVIKEEVLWPVLRSDAFNGLTALPRSILLFGPRGTGKTLMGRCIASQLGATFFKITGSGLVTKWLGEGEKIVHASFLVARCRQPSVIFVSDIDMLLSSQVSEEHSPVSRMRTEFLMQLDTVLTSAEDQIVVICATSKPEEIDESLRRYFMKRLLIPLPDSTARHQIIVQLLSQHNYCLNDKEVALLVQRTEGFSGLDVAHLCQEAVVGPLHAMPATDLSAIMPSQLRPVTYQDFENAFCKIQPSISQKELDTYVEWNKMFGCSQ
- the FIGN gene encoding fidgetin isoform X3, producing MISSTSVYGLKMQWTPEHAQWPEQHFDITSTTRSPAHKVEAYRGHLQRTYQYAWANDDISALTASNLLKKYAEKYSGILEGPAERPILSNYSEAPSGLVNGRKNESEPWQPSLNSESVYPMNCVPDVITASKAGVSAALPPADVSASIGSSPGVASNLAEPSYSSSTCGSHTVPSLHSGLPSQEYATGYNGSYLHTSYSGQPAPALPSPHPSPLHSSGLLQPPPPPPPPALVPGYNGTSNLSSYSYPSASYPPQTAVGPGYSPGGAPPPSAYLPSGIPAPTPLPPTTVPSYSYQGHGLTPIAPSALTNSSASSLKRKAFYMAGQGEMDSSYGNYSYGQQRSTQSPMYRMPDNSISNANRGNGFDRSAETSSLAFKPTKQLMSSEQQRKFSSQSSRALTPPSYSTAKNSLGSRSSDSFGKYSSPVMNEHGDEHRQLLPHPMQGPGLRAATSSNHSVDEQLKNTDTHLIDLVTNEIINQGPPVDWSDIAGLDLVKAVIKEEVLWPVLRSDAFNGLTALPRSILLFGPRGTGKTLMGRCIASQLGATFFKITGSGLVTKWLGEGEKIVHASFLVARCRQPSVIFVSDIDMLLSSQVSEEHSPVSRMRTEFLMQLDTVLTSAEDQIVVICATSKPEEIDESLRRYFMKRLLIPLPDSTARHQIIVQLLSQHNYCLNDKEVALLVQRTEGFSGLDVAHLCQEAVVGPLHAMPATDLSAIMPSQLRPVTYQDFENAFCKIQPSISQKELDTYVEWNKMFGCSQ
- the FIGN gene encoding fidgetin isoform X1 encodes the protein MRVGLWNDLLCLCHIVLRRVHYTLLTRCSVPNKRGLKMQWTPEHAQWPEQHFDITSTTRSPAHKVEAYRGHLQRTYQYAWANDDISALTASNLLKKYAEKYSGILEGPAERPILSNYSEAPSGLVNGRKNESEPWQPSLNSESVYPMNCVPDVITASKAGVSAALPPADVSASIGSSPGVASNLAEPSYSSSTCGSHTVPSLHSGLPSQEYATGYNGSYLHTSYSGQPAPALPSPHPSPLHSSGLLQPPPPPPPPALVPGYNGTSNLSSYSYPSASYPPQTAVGPGYSPGGAPPPSAYLPSGIPAPTPLPPTTVPSYSYQGHGLTPIAPSALTNSSASSLKRKAFYMAGQGEMDSSYGNYSYGQQRSTQSPMYRMPDNSISNANRGNGFDRSAETSSLAFKPTKQLMSSEQQRKFSSQSSRALTPPSYSTAKNSLGSRSSDSFGKYSSPVMNEHGDEHRQLLPHPMQGPGLRAATSSNHSVDEQLKNTDTHLIDLVTNEIINQGPPVDWSDIAGLDLVKAVIKEEVLWPVLRSDAFNGLTALPRSILLFGPRGTGKTLMGRCIASQLGATFFKITGSGLVTKWLGEGEKIVHASFLVARCRQPSVIFVSDIDMLLSSQVSEEHSPVSRMRTEFLMQLDTVLTSAEDQIVVICATSKPEEIDESLRRYFMKRLLIPLPDSTARHQIIVQLLSQHNYCLNDKEVALLVQRTEGFSGLDVAHLCQEAVVGPLHAMPATDLSAIMPSQLRPVTYQDFENAFCKIQPSISQKELDTYVEWNKMFGCSQ